Within the Thiohalobacter sp. IOR34 genome, the region GGATTCAAGAACCTTGCCAGCCCCTGTGGGCTCAGTCATCGGCGGTGTCGTCGACCGGCGGCCGGTAGTATTCGTCCGGAATCTGCAGATCGCCCGGCGCCTCCGGCACGCCTCCGCCATGGACACCGGCGGTCTTCAGCTGATAGACATAGGCCAGCACCTGGGCGACGGCGAAATAGAGGCCGGCCGGGATCTCCTGATCGAGCTTGGTGCTGTAATAGATGGCACGGGCCAGGGGCGGCGCGGAGAACAGGGGTACATTGCTGGCCAGGGCCCGTTCGCGGATCTGCGCCGCCACCAGGTCGCTGCCCTTGGCCACCACCCGCGGCGCACCCATCGCCCGCTCGTCGTATTTCAGCGCCACGGCAAAGTGGGTCGGGTTGGTGATCACCACATCAGCCTCGGGCACCGCCTCCATCATCCGCCGCTGGGCGGCCTCGCGCTGCAACTGACGGATGCGGCTCTTCACCTCGGGCTTGCCCTCGCTGTCCTTGGCCTCGTCCCGCACCTCCTGCTTGGTCATCTTCAGGTTGCGCCCATGGTCCCAGAGCTGGTAAGGCACATCGACCAGGGCAATGACGATCAGGGTCGAACTCAACACCAGGAAGGACCAGGCGAGTATGTGTCCGGCATGGCGCAGGGCCGAAGCCGTCGACTCATAGGCCAGCCCCAACAGTTCTCCCTCGAAGTGCTTCAGCAGGACGATGCCCACCGTGCCAACCAGACAGAACTTGGCCACTGACTTGACCAACTCCACCAGGCCACGCTGGGAGAACATGCGTTTCATGCCCTTCAGCGGATTGAGCTTGCTGAACTTGGGCTCAAGGCTCTCCAGGCTGAAGCTCAGCCCACCAAGCATCACCGAGGACAGCAGGGCGGTGATGACATTGATGGCGAAGAAGGGCAGCAACAGCAGCAGACCGGTGCCCAGCGCCGAGCCCATCGCCTCGATCATCCCCCTGCGGTCGAAGATGGCCCGGCGGTCGAGACTCAGGCCTTCTCCCAGCAGCTCCATGAAATAGCTCATGGTGTCGTCACCGAGGGCGATCAAGGCCGCTGCGCTGAACAGCGTCATCAAGGTGGTGTTGAGTTCCCGGGAACGGGGGATCTGACCCTTTCTTCGCGCCTCCTCGAGGCGCTTGGGAGTGGGCTCTTCACTACGTTCCTGACCGTCGTTGTTCTCCGCCATCTCAGCCTCCAGCGGCACTGCCGAGGCTGCCGAGCAGCCCCAGGGCATCCTCCAGCAGACCGGTAAACTGCGGCAGCAGGCCGGGCAGTGCGAAATTGAGCAGCACGAAGCCCAGGGTCAGGGTGATGGGAAAACCGACACCGAAGATGTTCAACTGCGGTGCGGCACGGGTGATGACACCGAAGGCGATATTGGTCAACAGCAGGGCGGTGACCACCGGCATGGCAATCAGCACACCGCCGGCGAACATCCTGCCAGCCCATGCAACCACCTCCCACAGGTCATTCCGTTGCAGCCCCTCGCCCCCCACCGGAAGACTGTGGAAGCTGTCGGCAACCACCTGGATCAGCGCCAGATGGCCATTCAGAACCAGAAACAGCAGGGTGGCGATGGTGATGAAATAATGACCGATGACTGGCACCGAGATACCGTTCTGGGGGTCGACCATGGACGAGAAACCCAGACCCATGCCCATGGCGATCAGATGGCCGCCGACGACCAGGGTGGCGAACACCAGTTGCAGCATGAACCCCATCACCAGCCCGATCAGCAACTGCTGGACGCTGATCAACAGGCCGGCTCCGCTCAGCGGATCCACCGCCGGTGTCTGCGGGATCACCGGCACCACCACCGCCGTCAACACCAGGGCGATGATCAGCCGCAACCGTTTGGGCACCAGACGCCCACCGAATACCGGTGCCACCATCAGCAT harbors:
- the flhB gene encoding flagellar biosynthesis protein FlhB, whose amino-acid sequence is MAENNDGQERSEEPTPKRLEEARRKGQIPRSRELNTTLMTLFSAAALIALGDDTMSYFMELLGEGLSLDRRAIFDRRGMIEAMGSALGTGLLLLLPFFAINVITALLSSVMLGGLSFSLESLEPKFSKLNPLKGMKRMFSQRGLVELVKSVAKFCLVGTVGIVLLKHFEGELLGLAYESTASALRHAGHILAWSFLVLSSTLIVIALVDVPYQLWDHGRNLKMTKQEVRDEAKDSEGKPEVKSRIRQLQREAAQRRMMEAVPEADVVITNPTHFAVALKYDERAMGAPRVVAKGSDLVAAQIRERALASNVPLFSAPPLARAIYYSTKLDQEIPAGLYFAVAQVLAYVYQLKTAGVHGGGVPEAPGDLQIPDEYYRPPVDDTADD
- the fliR gene encoding flagellar biosynthetic protein FliR, producing the protein MVFTTAQIVGWVGDFFWPFMRIAMMLMVAPVFGGRLVPKRLRLIIALVLTAVVVPVIPQTPAVDPLSGAGLLISVQQLLIGLVMGFMLQLVFATLVVGGHLIAMGMGLGFSSMVDPQNGISVPVIGHYFITIATLLFLVLNGHLALIQVVADSFHSLPVGGEGLQRNDLWEVVAWAGRMFAGGVLIAMPVVTALLLTNIAFGVITRAAPQLNIFGVGFPITLTLGFVLLNFALPGLLPQFTGLLEDALGLLGSLGSAAGG